From one Dama dama isolate Ldn47 chromosome 32, ASM3311817v1, whole genome shotgun sequence genomic stretch:
- the ZFP42 gene encoding zinc finger protein 42 homolog produces the protein MDQQLKKRGTTPSQKGLGRRAASRDKSLPAQQEPPDTTWILCDDDVCYETSFRVVEEDSFSDCYIECIIRGEFSEPIVEEDPLLQSFECLKEGPKQDLSQQVLAASSLLECSLEYMKRDAKQELPQQIVGENPLLEFSEYKPSKKLPPGGIPNADFSEPKQFMGCTRRKPSTNKEYGAPEKHVCPQDGCIREFKNKTSLRKHLRVHNPRDHVCAECGKAFKESAKLKRHFLVHTGEKPFPCTFEGCGKRFSLSFNLRTHVRIHTGEKPFVCPFVGCRKKFIQSNNMKAHLLTHAKANRSL, from the coding sequence ATGGACCAGCAACTGAAGAAAAGGGGAACGACACCTAGCCAGAAAGGCCTGGGTAGAAGAGCTGCCAGTAGGGACAAGTcgctgccagcccagcaggaaCCTCCTGACACGACATGGATCTTATGTGATGACGATGTGTGCTATGAGACTAGCTTCCGGGTTGTCGAAGAGGATTCCTTCTCTGACTGTTACATAGAATGCATAATAAGAGGTGAGTTTTCTGAACCTATCGTGGAAGAGGACCCACTCCTTCAGTCCTTTGAATGTCTGAAAGAAGGACCAAAACAAGACCTTTCTCAACAGGTTCTTGCGGCAAGCTCACTTCTTGAATGTTCCTTGGAATACATGAAAAGAGATGCAAAACAAGAACTTCCTCAACAGATTGTTGGAGAGAATCCActtcttgagttttctgagtacaaGCCAAGCAAGAAGCTTCCACCCGGAGGAATACCCAACGCGGACTTTTCAGAACCTAAACAGTTCATGGGATGTACAAGAAGGAAGCCAAGTACAAATAAAGAATATGgtgctccagaaaaacatgtCTGTCCTCAAGATGGATGCATAAGAGAGTTCAAGAATAAAACATCCCTGAGAAAGCATCTTCGAGTTCATAATCCCCGAGATCATGTGTGTGcagaatgtgggaaagccttcaaggAAAGTGCAAAGCTAAAAAGACATTTTCtggttcatactggagagaagccatttCCATGCACTTTTGAAGGGTGCGGAAAACgcttttccctgtccttcaacttGCGTACACATGTGCGCAtccacactggggagaaaccTTTTGTGTGTCCTTTTGTAGGCTGTCGCAAGAAATTTATTCAGTCAAATAACATGAAAGCCCACCTCTTGACTCACGCAAAGGCCAACAGGAGTCTGTGa